The stretch of DNA AACGAAAATTTTCAAACAACATCTTCCACCAACAGTAAATAATATTGAAAGATTAAAATCAACAAAAAAGGTTGTTTTACTTCGTGAACCTGATGAAATAATCCAATCTTACAAACGATCTTTTAATAAAAATCTTAGTAGTGGATTAAAGAGATTTGAAGGAGTGGAGACTGATGATGAATGGATAAAGGAGGCAAGTAAAAGTGGATTGAAAGAGGATTTGGATTTTTTTTACAATAAATGGAAAAGCGAAGAAGGTAAAAATACTATGATTATTTATTATAAAGATTTGATGAGTGATGCCAAAAAAGTTATTAATCAGATTGAGTCATTTTTTGATATTCCTTTAACTAAAAAAAAATTTTCTTTAAGTAAAGTAAGATATTCACAAACAAGCAAGTTTGGTGGAATTGTTTTGAACAACTATCAAAAGATAAAATCATTATTTTTTGAGTTCATAAAACAACTTGGTTTATATAATTATTTGCTTAGGT from Bacteroidota bacterium encodes:
- a CDS encoding sulfotransferase domain-containing protein — its product is MLIIAIPKSASTALMKTIGKLHFIEAMQLFALDLPVPNNLKILQEFHTDIKELDDKHAKIFSNETKIFKQHLPPTVNNIERLKSTKKVVLLREPDEIIQSYKRSFNKNLSSGLKRFEGVETDDEWIKEASKSGLKEDLDFFYNKWKSEEGKNTMIIYYKDLMSDAKKVINQIESFFDIPLTKKKFSLSKVRYSQTSKFGGIVLNNYQKIKSLFFEFIKQLGLYNYLLRFMRFLLSGASKKM